One Maribacter dokdonensis DSW-8 genomic region harbors:
- a CDS encoding MFS transporter translates to MKITKPSLSFWQIFNMNVGFLGIQYSFGLQQTAINPIFLYLGAPEDMLPILNIAGPVTGLIVQPIIGAMSDKTWSARWGRRKPYFLIGAILGSLCLFAFPTSPVLWFAVGLLWILDVGNNMAMEPYRAFVGDKLPEKQLSLGYQMQSLFVGAGILLANGSIVLFQYLFGGESVEVAGTIPTWLYYSFYIGAILSITTILYSVLKTPEIPPSSLELEEINAARAKPLMGRIMFPFKEIAEAIKRMPKFMWRVGAVYLFQWYALFIYWQYTTPLFKLTMGYSTGEAASQSAQMSLTYNVVTMVVALALVPLTLKFGGKKVYALSLFGTALSLFTIPFITDPILVLVPMVLFGIGWAAMMGIPYTMVSKVVPQDRRGVYMGILNMMIVIPMGIETLTFGPIYKYVLGNNAINAMLFAGAFFAISGILALRLNVRSKAAVIDL, encoded by the coding sequence ATGAAAATAACTAAACCAAGTCTTAGTTTTTGGCAAATATTCAATATGAATGTTGGGTTCTTAGGAATTCAATATAGCTTCGGATTACAGCAAACAGCAATAAACCCTATATTTCTTTATCTAGGCGCACCAGAAGATATGTTGCCAATTTTAAATATCGCTGGGCCTGTAACGGGTTTGATCGTACAACCAATTATTGGAGCCATGTCAGATAAAACTTGGTCTGCACGTTGGGGTAGAAGAAAACCCTATTTTTTGATTGGGGCAATTTTGGGTAGTTTGTGCCTTTTTGCATTTCCTACAAGTCCGGTATTATGGTTTGCGGTAGGACTTTTATGGATTTTAGATGTGGGTAACAATATGGCAATGGAGCCTTATCGTGCTTTTGTGGGTGACAAGCTGCCTGAAAAGCAGTTAAGTTTAGGCTACCAAATGCAAAGCCTTTTCGTTGGGGCTGGTATTCTTTTGGCAAACGGGTCAATAGTACTGTTTCAGTATTTGTTTGGTGGCGAGTCTGTAGAAGTGGCGGGTACTATACCTACGTGGTTATATTACTCGTTCTATATTGGTGCAATTCTATCAATTACTACAATTCTTTATTCGGTATTAAAAACTCCCGAAATTCCTCCGTCTTCTTTAGAATTGGAGGAGATAAATGCGGCAAGGGCCAAACCCTTAATGGGTCGGATAATGTTTCCTTTCAAAGAAATTGCAGAAGCTATTAAGAGAATGCCCAAATTTATGTGGAGGGTTGGAGCGGTTTATTTATTTCAATGGTATGCATTGTTTATTTATTGGCAATATACTACCCCATTATTTAAGTTGACCATGGGATACTCAACAGGAGAGGCAGCATCTCAATCTGCACAAATGAGTTTAACCTATAATGTCGTTACCATGGTTGTAGCTTTGGCGCTAGTGCCTTTGACCTTAAAATTTGGGGGTAAAAAAGTATATGCGTTGAGCTTGTTTGGTACGGCCTTATCATTATTCACCATACCTTTTATTACGGATCCCATATTGGTTTTGGTGCCAATGGTCCTATTTGGTATTGGCTGGGCGGCAATGATGGGAATACCGTATACAATGGTGTCTAAAGTGGTGCCGCAAGACAGAAGGGGGGTATATATGGGGATTTTGAATATGATGATCGTAATACCCATGGGTATAGAAACTTTGACATTTGGTCCAATCTATAAATATGTACTTGGAAATAATGCAATTAATGCAATGTTGTTCGCAGGAGCTTTCTTTGCAATTTCGGGTATTTTGGCACTAAGACTTAATGTTAGAAGTAAGGCTGCGGTTATAGATTTGTAG
- the queG gene encoding tRNA epoxyqueuosine(34) reductase QueG — MDIKSKWTNSIKTEAKRLGFLSCGISKADFLEEEAPRLEKWLNNNMHGEMSYMANHFDKRLDPRKLVEGSKSVISLLLNYFPEKTQREDSYKISKYAYGQDYHHIIKGKLRQLQEFITEEIGEVHGRAFVDSAPVLDKAWAAKSGLGWVGKNSNLLTQQVGSFYFIAELIVDIDLEYDHAVTDHCGTCTACLDACPTQAIVEPYVVDGSKCISYFTIELKNELPNEMKGSFDDWMFGCDVCQDVCPWNRFSKPHNEPLFNPHPELLSMTKKDWQEITVDVFQKVFKKSAVKRTKYGGLTRNIEFLK, encoded by the coding sequence ATAGATATCAAATCTAAATGGACCAATAGTATTAAAACCGAAGCCAAACGCCTCGGTTTTTTATCATGTGGTATATCTAAAGCGGATTTCTTAGAGGAAGAAGCGCCAAGATTGGAAAAATGGCTCAACAACAATATGCATGGCGAAATGAGCTATATGGCAAATCATTTCGATAAAAGATTAGATCCTCGAAAATTGGTGGAAGGGTCTAAGTCTGTCATATCCTTGCTTTTAAATTATTTTCCTGAAAAAACCCAACGAGAAGATTCTTACAAAATTTCAAAATATGCCTATGGTCAAGATTATCATCACATCATAAAAGGCAAACTTAGGCAATTACAAGAATTCATAACGGAAGAAATAGGCGAGGTCCATGGCCGTGCTTTTGTAGATTCTGCTCCAGTGCTCGATAAGGCCTGGGCAGCAAAAAGTGGTTTGGGCTGGGTTGGTAAGAATAGTAATCTTTTGACGCAGCAGGTTGGTTCCTTTTACTTTATTGCCGAATTGATCGTAGATATTGATTTAGAATATGACCATGCTGTTACCGATCATTGTGGTACCTGTACTGCGTGTTTAGATGCTTGCCCTACACAAGCTATAGTTGAACCATACGTGGTAGACGGCAGTAAGTGCATTTCTTATTTTACGATTGAACTAAAAAATGAGTTGCCTAATGAAATGAAGGGGTCTTTTGATGATTGGATGTTTGGTTGTGATGTTTGTCAAGATGTTTGTCCTTGGAACCGGTTTTCTAAACCACACAATGAGCCTTTGTTCAATCCTCATCCAGAGTTGTTAAGCATGACCAAAAAGGATTGGCAAGAGATAACAGTGGATGTCTTTCAAAAGGTCTTCAAAAAATCTGCTGTTAAACGAACAAAGTACGGCGGACTTACTAGAAATATTGAATTTCTAAAATAA
- the ruvB gene encoding Holliday junction branch migration DNA helicase RuvB — protein MNEYLDPSAEGFSNEELDIERALRPVNFDDFTGQEQVLENLKVFVEAANRRGEALDHTLFHGPPGLGKTTLANILANELGVGIKITSGPVLDKPGDLAGLLTNLEERDVLFIDEIHRLSPIVEEYLYSAMEDYKIDIMIETGPNARSVQINLNPFTLIGATTRSGLLTAPMRARFGIQSRLQYYSTELLSTILERSAEILRVPISQDAAIEIAGRSRGTPRICNALLRRVRDFAEIKGNGAIDMEISKFSLKALNVDAHGLDEMDNKILTTIIDKFKGGPVGITTLATAVSESAETIEEVYEPFLIQQGFIMRTPRGREVTEMAYKHLGRIKGGIQPGLF, from the coding sequence ATGAACGAGTATTTAGACCCATCTGCGGAAGGTTTCTCTAATGAGGAGCTTGATATTGAAAGAGCATTGAGACCTGTAAATTTTGATGATTTTACTGGTCAAGAACAAGTGCTTGAAAATCTTAAGGTGTTTGTTGAAGCTGCCAATAGAAGAGGTGAAGCATTGGATCACACCTTGTTTCACGGTCCTCCGGGATTAGGTAAAACGACTTTGGCCAATATTTTGGCAAATGAACTTGGTGTTGGGATCAAGATTACCTCTGGTCCTGTATTGGACAAGCCTGGAGATCTAGCAGGGTTGTTGACCAATTTAGAGGAAAGAGATGTATTGTTCATTGATGAAATACATAGACTGAGCCCCATAGTAGAAGAATACTTGTATTCCGCAATGGAAGATTACAAAATAGATATCATGATAGAAACAGGCCCAAATGCCAGGTCTGTTCAAATAAATTTGAATCCGTTTACCTTAATTGGTGCTACAACGCGCTCAGGTTTGCTAACAGCGCCTATGCGAGCTAGGTTTGGCATTCAAAGTAGGTTACAGTATTATTCTACAGAACTGTTGTCCACTATATTAGAACGAAGTGCGGAAATTTTACGGGTTCCTATTTCTCAAGATGCTGCTATAGAAATTGCCGGTAGAAGTAGGGGTACTCCTAGAATATGTAATGCCCTTTTGCGTAGGGTACGAGATTTTGCGGAAATTAAAGGCAATGGTGCTATTGATATGGAAATTTCTAAATTCAGTTTAAAAGCTTTGAACGTAGATGCCCATGGGTTAGATGAAATGGACAACAAAATTCTTACGACCATTATAGATAAGTTTAAAGGTGGTCCTGTTGGGATAACAACTTTGGCGACCGCTGTGTCTGAAAGTGCCGAAACTATTGAAGAAGTATATGAACCCTTTTTAATTCAGCAAGGGTTTATTATGAGAACACCTAGAGGTCGTGAAGTTACAGAAATGGCTTATAAACATTTAGGAAGAATCAAAGGTGGAATTCAACCAGGATTATTTTGA
- a CDS encoding acyl-CoA dehydrogenase family protein: protein MTTEIYTASVLQYIPVFYIIWSDDLLSASEINVAENAISEDSSLTLADKKLLKSWLDVNNPPKDSVLKSWKQLIANSGVKLVEHNTYPLTAFSEKVATHYQGEIPFNECIKNIEVNLGIQPNHYNHLFDVQIDLDSKSAQFSAKHIDSILKGEHAQTIDQFRSTLNDPIFSWQIRRNKEDFRQHVLEQVKFLAQKGYGAMAYSEDYGGTDNMEGYAHIFENMIWADGSLAIKFGVQFGLFGGSIQKLGTKKHHNTYLANTGKASLLGCFAMTETGHGSNVRGIKTTATYNKEKDTIVIHTPGKNDNKEYIGNALHSQMASVFAQLIVNGKNEGVHAILVPLRNKAHELLPGITVEDNGYKLGLNGVDNGKIWFDQVEVPKENLLNKYGTILASGEYYSEIKNPNKRFFTMLGTLVGGRICVARAGLGGAKFALTVAIKHALKRRQFNDSVKIQEDLLMDYPSHQLRLTPLVASAYVYHFTLDKMMSLYCDESQPDKRKIETQVAGLKSIITWYANDTIQECREACGGKGYLIENRIADLKGDVDIFTTFEGDNNVLLQLAAKGVLSDFKAEFNSAGFSTVLKLLSSQLSDKLSTINPMYSNKTDKDHLYNPKFHVHALEYRTRRLTYTLAMRIRGYIKKGIPSYQAFLKVQTHLMTLGKAYSAELAYKSFLEHTNTITDPDYKTLFEKIGTLHALYEIRKDASWYLEQGYLGGTKSKAIRQRVERLCTELRPHLNTLIDGFGIPDHLMTAPIAN, encoded by the coding sequence ATGACAACAGAAATTTATACCGCATCGGTTTTACAGTACATACCTGTATTTTATATTATTTGGTCAGATGATCTTTTATCTGCATCGGAAATTAACGTGGCAGAAAATGCCATTTCAGAAGATAGTTCACTAACACTTGCCGACAAGAAACTATTAAAATCTTGGTTAGATGTTAATAATCCTCCCAAGGATAGTGTTCTTAAATCTTGGAAACAATTAATAGCCAATAGCGGTGTTAAATTGGTGGAGCACAACACTTATCCTTTAACCGCATTCAGCGAGAAAGTGGCTACACACTATCAAGGGGAAATACCATTTAATGAATGCATAAAAAATATTGAGGTCAATTTGGGTATACAACCCAATCACTACAACCATCTTTTTGATGTTCAAATTGACCTAGATTCAAAATCGGCACAATTTTCAGCAAAGCATATAGACTCCATTTTAAAAGGTGAACATGCCCAAACGATAGACCAATTTAGGTCTACATTAAATGACCCTATTTTTTCTTGGCAGATACGACGAAACAAAGAAGATTTTAGACAGCACGTTCTAGAACAAGTGAAATTTCTAGCACAAAAAGGTTATGGCGCTATGGCATATTCTGAAGACTATGGCGGAACCGATAATATGGAAGGTTACGCTCATATTTTTGAAAATATGATTTGGGCAGACGGAAGTTTAGCCATAAAATTTGGTGTTCAATTCGGTCTATTTGGGGGTAGCATACAAAAACTGGGCACAAAAAAACACCACAACACGTATCTAGCAAATACCGGCAAAGCATCATTGTTAGGATGTTTTGCAATGACGGAAACCGGTCATGGATCCAATGTACGCGGTATTAAAACAACAGCAACTTACAACAAGGAAAAAGATACCATTGTAATACACACACCGGGTAAAAATGACAATAAAGAGTATATAGGCAATGCCCTACACTCACAAATGGCATCTGTTTTTGCCCAATTGATCGTTAACGGAAAAAATGAAGGAGTACACGCCATATTGGTACCATTACGAAATAAAGCCCATGAGCTTTTACCAGGCATTACCGTAGAAGACAATGGTTATAAATTAGGGCTAAATGGTGTAGATAACGGCAAAATATGGTTTGATCAAGTAGAAGTGCCAAAAGAAAATTTGCTAAATAAGTATGGTACTATTCTAGCGAGCGGTGAATATTACTCAGAGATAAAAAATCCGAATAAACGGTTCTTTACCATGCTGGGAACGTTGGTTGGCGGTAGAATTTGCGTTGCAAGAGCCGGACTTGGCGGAGCTAAATTTGCTTTGACCGTCGCCATAAAACATGCGTTAAAAAGAAGACAGTTCAATGATAGTGTAAAAATACAGGAAGACCTTTTAATGGATTATCCCTCGCATCAATTACGTTTAACCCCATTAGTTGCCAGTGCCTACGTTTACCATTTTACCTTAGATAAAATGATGTCGTTATATTGTGACGAGTCTCAACCGGACAAAAGAAAAATTGAGACGCAAGTTGCTGGTTTGAAATCTATTATAACCTGGTATGCCAATGACACTATACAAGAATGCCGAGAGGCTTGCGGTGGCAAAGGCTACCTTATAGAAAATCGTATTGCAGACTTGAAAGGCGATGTGGATATTTTCACCACTTTTGAAGGCGACAACAATGTGCTATTACAGCTGGCCGCAAAAGGGGTTTTATCAGATTTTAAAGCCGAATTCAACAGCGCAGGATTTTCTACCGTTTTGAAACTTTTAAGCTCACAATTAAGTGATAAACTATCGACCATAAATCCAATGTACTCCAATAAAACCGACAAGGATCATTTATACAATCCTAAATTTCATGTACATGCACTTGAATATAGAACAAGAAGATTAACCTATACGCTTGCTATGCGCATTAGAGGATATATTAAAAAAGGAATACCCTCTTATCAAGCGTTCTTAAAGGTGCAGACACATTTAATGACACTTGGTAAGGCTTACAGCGCAGAATTGGCCTATAAATCATTCTTAGAGCACACCAACACCATTACGGATCCTGACTATAAAACACTATTTGAAAAAATCGGGACATTGCATGCTTTATATGAAATTAGAAAAGATGCATCATGGTATCTAGAACAAGGCTACCTGGGAGGAACAAAATCCAAAGCCATACGCCAAAGAGTAGAACGACTATGTACCGAACTTAGACCTCATTTAAACACCTTAATAGACGGTTTTGGCATACCAGACCACCTTATGACCGCACCTATTGCCAATTAG
- a CDS encoding GIN domain-containing protein, which yields MKKFAILFVALIVGVTSYSQRKPKIKGNKNVIEVREDLEPFYGIELADDLDIVIQKASHEGYALELDDNLVDVLKFKVDNGVLKISSFYNITSKRKLEITIFFQELNSIKMLNGKISMKDVISTDKLRVQTFGTSRLELNATADIIDVSMEEISSGDFNLASDSLNIVLKDRIDVKLYTTGESNNIYMYKNASAKVEGTSDFLMAKLYGNSALKASNLQSNDVLVIAEDSPDVEVRALNTIQLSSKGATRTKLYGDAEITILDFLDTSRLEKEKN from the coding sequence ATGAAAAAGTTCGCCATTCTGTTTGTAGCATTAATAGTTGGGGTTACAAGCTATTCACAACGTAAGCCTAAAATTAAAGGTAATAAGAATGTTATTGAGGTAAGAGAAGACCTAGAACCGTTTTATGGAATAGAGTTGGCAGATGATTTGGATATTGTTATTCAAAAGGCATCACATGAAGGTTATGCCCTAGAGCTTGATGACAATCTGGTAGATGTACTAAAGTTTAAGGTCGATAACGGGGTGTTGAAAATCTCCTCATTCTATAATATTACCTCTAAGAGAAAACTGGAGATTACCATCTTTTTTCAAGAGTTGAACAGTATTAAAATGTTGAACGGTAAAATTAGTATGAAGGATGTTATCTCTACGGATAAACTCAGGGTGCAGACTTTTGGCACTTCAAGATTGGAATTAAACGCCACTGCTGATATTATTGATGTCAGTATGGAGGAAATTAGTTCTGGCGATTTTAATTTGGCAAGTGATTCTTTAAATATCGTTTTAAAGGATAGAATAGATGTTAAGTTATATACCACCGGTGAAAGCAATAATATTTATATGTATAAAAATGCCTCTGCTAAAGTTGAGGGAACTTCAGATTTTTTAATGGCGAAATTATATGGAAATAGTGCCCTTAAAGCTTCTAACTTACAATCAAATGATGTGTTGGTAATTGCCGAAGATTCACCTGATGTTGAAGTGCGTGCCTTAAATACCATACAACTTAGTTCTAAAGGTGCTACTAGAACTAAGTTATACGGTGATGCAGAGATTACCATTTTAGATTTTTTAGATACTTCTAGATTGGAAAAGGAGAAGAACTAA
- a CDS encoding cytochrome c oxidase subunit I, translating to MSATAHAHVDDHGHDDHGHHHKETFVTKYIFSQDHKMIAKQYFIMGVLVMGFIGIAMSLLFRMQLAWPGESFPVFEALLGKWAPGGVMDADVYLALVTMHGTIMVFFVLTQGLSGTFSNLLIPLQIGARDMASGFLNMVSFWMFFVSSIIMIISLFVEAGPAAAGWTIYPPLSALPMAQPGSGMGMTLWLVSMAIFIASSLIGSLNYIVTVINLRTKGMSMTRLPLTIWAFFITAIIGVISFPVLLSAALLLIMDRSFGTSFFLSDIFIQGEVLHYQGGSPVLFEHLFWFLGHPEVYIVLLPALGITSEVMSTNARKPIFGYRAMIASIMAIAFLSTIVWGHHMFISGMNPFLGSVFTFTTLLIAIPSAVKAFNYITTLWKGNLQLNPAMLFSIGLVSTFITGGLTGIVLGDSTLDINVHDTYFVVAHFHLVMGISALYGLFAGVYHWFPKMFEGKLMNKNLGYVHFWVTAVCAYGVFFPMHFVGMAGVPRRYYENTAFPMFDELTNIQVLMTVFAIIAAAAQLVFVANFIYSIFYGKVGPKNPWKSNTLEWTTDQKHVHGNWDGPIPEVHRWAYDYSKVYENGEYIIAGQDYVPQHIPLQENEEELNH from the coding sequence ATGTCAGCAACAGCACATGCACATGTAGATGATCACGGACACGACGATCATGGACATCATCATAAAGAAACTTTTGTAACAAAGTACATCTTTAGCCAAGACCATAAAATGATTGCTAAGCAATATTTTATCATGGGTGTATTGGTAATGGGTTTCATTGGTATTGCAATGTCTTTATTGTTTAGAATGCAATTGGCTTGGCCAGGAGAATCTTTTCCGGTATTTGAGGCATTATTGGGTAAATGGGCTCCAGGCGGAGTTATGGATGCTGATGTTTACCTTGCATTGGTTACAATGCACGGTACAATCATGGTGTTCTTTGTACTTACGCAAGGTTTAAGTGGTACATTCAGTAATCTTTTAATTCCATTACAAATTGGTGCACGAGATATGGCATCAGGATTCCTTAACATGGTTTCTTTTTGGATGTTCTTTGTATCTAGTATTATAATGATTATTTCATTGTTTGTAGAAGCAGGACCTGCCGCAGCTGGTTGGACAATTTATCCTCCATTAAGTGCACTGCCAATGGCGCAACCAGGTTCTGGTATGGGTATGACATTGTGGTTGGTGTCTATGGCAATATTTATTGCGTCTTCCCTTATTGGTTCATTGAACTATATTGTAACCGTAATTAATCTTAGAACAAAAGGTATGTCAATGACAAGATTACCTTTGACTATCTGGGCATTCTTTATCACAGCCATTATTGGTGTGATTTCCTTCCCTGTTCTATTGTCAGCAGCATTACTTTTGATCATGGATAGAAGTTTTGGTACTTCGTTCTTCTTGTCAGATATATTTATTCAAGGTGAGGTGTTACACTACCAAGGAGGTTCTCCAGTTTTATTTGAGCACTTATTTTGGTTCTTGGGTCACCCAGAGGTGTACATTGTATTATTGCCGGCATTGGGGATAACCTCAGAAGTAATGTCAACTAATGCTCGTAAACCAATTTTTGGTTATAGAGCTATGATTGCTTCAATTATGGCAATTGCTTTCTTGTCTACCATTGTTTGGGGTCACCACATGTTCATATCTGGTATGAATCCGTTCCTTGGATCTGTATTTACGTTTACAACCTTATTAATTGCTATACCATCAGCGGTAAAAGCGTTTAACTATATTACTACTTTATGGAAGGGTAACCTTCAGTTAAATCCGGCTATGTTGTTTTCAATTGGTTTGGTATCTACCTTTATTACGGGTGGTTTAACGGGTATAGTATTAGGAGATAGTACTTTGGATATTAACGTTCATGATACGTATTTCGTTGTAGCTCACTTCCACTTGGTAATGGGTATATCTGCACTTTATGGTCTTTTTGCCGGAGTTTATCACTGGTTCCCTAAAATGTTTGAAGGAAAATTAATGAATAAGAATCTTGGTTATGTTCATTTTTGGGTAACTGCTGTTTGTGCTTATGGTGTTTTCTTCCCAATGCATTTTGTCGGTATGGCTGGTGTTCCAAGAAGGTACTATGAAAACACTGCTTTTCCTATGTTCGATGAGTTAACTAATATTCAAGTATTGATGACTGTTTTTGCTATTATTGCAGCTGCAGCTCAATTGGTATTCGTTGCTAACTTTATCTATAGCATATTCTATGGTAAAGTAGGTCCTAAAAATCCATGGAAATCCAACACATTGGAATGGACAACAGATCAAAAGCATGTTCATGGTAACTGGGATGGACCAATACCTGAGGTACATAGATGGGCTTATGATTATAGTAAGGTCTATGAGAACGGTGAGTATATCATCGCTGGTCAGGATTATGTACCACAACATATTCCTTTGCAAGAAAATGAAGAGGAATTGAATCACTAG
- a CDS encoding cytochrome c oxidase subunit II has translation MTTLLTLAVLVLVAIAIWQLTKIFELSQLKTTKYEIATDTDNKNNGYMLFGFLVFIYGITIFSFWKYGKFLLPEAGSAHGEEYDNLMLVSFIIIFIVQTITQALLHYFGYKYAGKEGQKALFYADNDRLEFIWTIIPVIVLAGLILWGLYTWTTIMDVNDEDDPLIVELYAQQFNWTARYGGDDNVLGGANVRMIDIDKANVLGLDEADTYAHDDVIVKELHLPVGRKVNFKMRSQDVLHSAYMPHFRAQMNCVPGMITEFSFTPIYTTEEMRTNPDVMDKVKRTNKIRAEKAAATGEPIDPWQFDYILLCNKICGKSHYNMQMKIIVETEEEYNEWMKSQSTFAETVMKDESSPEVHSLSAVSVGE, from the coding sequence ATGACGACATTATTGACTTTAGCTGTTCTTGTTCTTGTAGCAATTGCCATTTGGCAATTGACTAAAATCTTTGAATTATCACAGCTTAAAACTACTAAGTACGAGATAGCTACTGATACCGATAACAAGAATAACGGATATATGTTATTTGGGTTCTTGGTCTTCATATACGGAATTACCATTTTCAGTTTCTGGAAATATGGTAAATTTTTATTGCCTGAAGCAGGTTCTGCACATGGTGAAGAGTATGACAACTTAATGTTGGTTTCCTTTATTATCATTTTTATTGTACAAACAATAACTCAGGCGTTACTTCATTATTTTGGATATAAATATGCGGGTAAGGAAGGTCAAAAAGCTTTGTTTTATGCTGATAATGATCGTTTAGAATTTATCTGGACAATAATTCCTGTAATTGTTTTGGCAGGTCTTATTTTGTGGGGTTTATATACTTGGACCACTATAATGGATGTAAATGATGAGGATGATCCACTAATCGTTGAGTTATATGCACAACAGTTTAATTGGACTGCTAGGTATGGCGGTGATGATAATGTTTTAGGTGGAGCAAATGTTAGAATGATCGATATTGACAAGGCTAACGTATTAGGTTTGGATGAAGCTGATACATATGCACATGATGATGTTATCGTTAAAGAGCTTCACTTGCCAGTTGGTAGAAAAGTGAATTTTAAAATGCGTTCACAAGATGTACTGCATTCTGCTTATATGCCTCATTTTAGAGCACAAATGAACTGTGTTCCTGGTATGATCACGGAGTTTTCTTTTACACCAATTTATACTACTGAGGAAATGAGAACCAATCCAGATGTCATGGATAAGGTGAAAAGAACAAATAAAATACGCGCGGAGAAAGCAGCTGCTACAGGTGAACCTATAGATCCATGGCAATTTGATTACATTTTGTTATGTAACAAAATTTGTGGTAAATCTCATTACAATATGCAAATGAAGATTATCGTAGAGACCGAAGAGGAATATAATGAATGGATGAAGAGCCAATCAACATTTGCCGAAACGGTAATGAAAGATGAATCTAGTCCTGAAGTTCATTCATTAAGCGCAGTATCAGTAGGAGAATAA
- a CDS encoding c-type cytochrome yields MNSFKKLALIFGLAIVATSCQDDSVPNYQYMPNMYESVGYEAYSEADFLPNQSEAMLPPANTINRGWLPYEIENSPEGKELARLQSSPLDSMSVEKNLAKGGQLYTIYCAICHGDKGDGQGTLVKREKILGVPSYADPVRNLTVGSTYYTIHYGLNSMGSYASQMNTEEMWQVSEYVMKLKQDLTK; encoded by the coding sequence ATGAACAGTTTTAAGAAATTAGCATTAATATTCGGTCTAGCTATTGTGGCAACTTCTTGTCAAGATGATAGTGTTCCTAATTATCAGTATATGCCTAACATGTATGAGTCTGTAGGTTATGAGGCTTATAGCGAGGCGGATTTTTTACCAAACCAGTCCGAAGCTATGTTGCCGCCGGCGAATACAATTAATAGAGGGTGGTTGCCATATGAAATTGAAAACTCCCCTGAGGGCAAAGAATTGGCTAGGCTTCAGTCAAGTCCATTAGATTCTATGAGTGTAGAAAAGAACTTAGCGAAAGGTGGTCAACTTTACACTATTTATTGTGCTATTTGTCATGGTGATAAAGGTGATGGGCAAGGTACACTTGTAAAAAGAGAAAAAATATTAGGTGTTCCTAGTTATGCGGACCCGGTAAGAAACTTGACGGTTGGATCTACATATTATACAATCCATTATGGATTGAATTCAATGGGGTCTTATGCTTCTCAAATGAATACTGAAGAGATGTGGCAAGTATCGGAATATGTGATGAAATTGAAACAAGATTTAACCAAATAA
- a CDS encoding DUF3341 domain-containing protein, translated as MASKVIHAFYDDDDVLMLAVKKVKAAKLHIEEVYCPFPVHGLDKAMGLAPTRIAITAFLYGCVGLTVAVLMMNFIMIEDWPQDIGGKPSFSYLENMPAFVPIMFELTVFFAAHLMVITFYLRSRLWPFKEAENPDVRTTDDHFLMEIEIHDNEQELRDLLMNTGAVEISISEKNSH; from the coding sequence ATGGCATCTAAGGTTATACATGCTTTTTACGACGATGATGATGTGCTAATGCTTGCCGTTAAAAAGGTTAAAGCGGCAAAGCTTCATATAGAGGAGGTTTATTGTCCTTTTCCTGTGCACGGTCTTGATAAGGCTATGGGTTTAGCGCCAACAAGAATAGCTATCACTGCTTTTTTATACGGTTGTGTAGGTTTAACAGTGGCGGTTTTAATGATGAACTTTATCATGATTGAAGATTGGCCTCAAGATATAGGTGGTAAACCAAGTTTTAGCTATTTGGAGAACATGCCGGCTTTTGTGCCTATTATGTTTGAATTAACGGTTTTCTTTGCGGCTCACTTAATGGTAATAACTTTTTACCTAAGAAGTAGATTGTGGCCTTTTAAAGAGGCAGAAAATCCAGATGTAAGAACTACGGATGATCATTTTTTAATGGAGATTGAAATCCATGACAACGAGCAAGAATTAAGAGATTTATTAATGAATACTGGTGCAGTTGAAATTAGTATATCAGAAAAAAACAGTCATTAA